AATTTTTAAAAGAAAGCCGTCAGTTATTGCAGCAGGCAAATGATTTGAAACAAGGGTAGGGAAAGTGCGGTGAAATTTCACCGCAGTTTTTTACTGTCTCGCCAATCTTAAATTTTCAGGTAAATTCTCAAAATTAGAGCGGAATGGATTAATGTCTAATCCGCCACGACGGGTATAGCGTGCGTAAACGGTGAGTTTTTCTGGTTTTGCGTAGTGCATTAAATCGCAAAAAATACGTTCGACACATTGTTCGTGGAATTCATTGTGTTGGCGGAACGATACAACGTAACGCAATAATTTTTCGTGATCGATTTTTTTACCAACATAGTGAATATGCAAGGTGCCCCAGTCAGGCTGATTGGTGATGAGGCAGTTAGATTTCAATAAATGGCTGACTAATTTTTCTTCGACAATTTCATCTGATATGCAATCTTTCAGCCAATTAGCGTTAAATTCGTAGCTGGTAATTTCAATATCTTGTTCATCAATGCAATCGCCTTGTAAATGATCAATTTTTTGAGAATCATAAACTGCCATTGGATTTAACCGCACTTTTACATCGCCTTGCGCACATTCGCTTAAATCACGTTGCATAGTTTGTTGAACGGCGTTGAAGTCGGCAAATTTGCTTTGGTTAAAGCTATTTAAATAAAGT
The Haemophilus influenzae DNA segment above includes these coding regions:
- the queF gene encoding NADPH-dependent 7-cyano-7-deazaguanine reductase QueF (Catalyzes the NADPH-dependent reduction of 7-cyano-7-deazaguanine (preQ0) to 7-aminomethyl-7-deazaguanine (preQ1) in queuosine biosynthesis) translates to MNYQDNSLKSLKLGQKTEYASQYDRTLLQPVPRALNRDGLSITQNQPFTIGADIWTAYEISWLNEKGLPQVAIADIYLDYQSQNLIESKSFKLYLNSFNQSKFADFNAVQQTMQRDLSECAQGDVKVRLNPMAVYDSQKIDHLQGDCIDEQDIEITSYEFNANWLKDCISDEIVEEKLVSHLLKSNCLITNQPDWGTLHIHYVGKKIDHEKLLRYVVSFRQHNEFHEQCVERIFCDLMHYAKPEKLTVYARYTRRGGLDINPFRSNFENLPENLRLARQ